The following proteins come from a genomic window of Chelmon rostratus isolate fCheRos1 chromosome 23, fCheRos1.pri, whole genome shotgun sequence:
- the naa38 gene encoding N-alpha-acetyltransferase 38, NatC auxiliary subunit isoform X2, producing MATMIEENGPSTHEQSDGSSSSQARHKLEGLLNKNMRIRMTDGRTLVGLFLCTDRDCNVILGSAQEFLKSTGRAPSPGPGHDPRPPRGVHRGGGRQSGRRTRIWS from the exons aTGGCAACAATGATAGAGGAAAATGGTCCTTCGACTCAC GAGCAGTCTGACGGATCCTCATCGTCTCAGGCCAGGCACAAACTAGAGGGGCTCCTgaacaagaacatgaggatccgcATGACAGACGGACGCACCCTGGTGGGGCTTTTCCTCTGCACGGACCGAGACTGCAACGTCATTCTGGGATCAGCTCAGGAGTTCCTCAAATCCACAG GGCGAGCCCCGAGTCCTGGGCCTGGCCATGATCCCCGGCCACCACGTGGTGTCCATCGAGGTGGAGGCAGACAGTCTGGAAGACGCACAAGGATTTGGAGCTAG
- the naa38 gene encoding N-alpha-acetyltransferase 38, NatC auxiliary subunit isoform X1, whose product MATMIEENGPSTHEQSDGSSSSQARHKLEGLLNKNMRIRMTDGRTLVGLFLCTDRDCNVILGSAQEFLKSTDTFSQGEPRVLGLAMIPGHHVVSIEVEADSLEDAQGFGASH is encoded by the exons aTGGCAACAATGATAGAGGAAAATGGTCCTTCGACTCAC GAGCAGTCTGACGGATCCTCATCGTCTCAGGCCAGGCACAAACTAGAGGGGCTCCTgaacaagaacatgaggatccgcATGACAGACGGACGCACCCTGGTGGGGCTTTTCCTCTGCACGGACCGAGACTGCAACGTCATTCTGGGATCAGCTCAGGAGTTCCTCAAATCCACAG acaccTTCTCCCAGGGCGAGCCCCGAGTCCTGGGCCTGGCCATGATCCCCGGCCACCACGTGGTGTCCATCGAGGTGGAGGCAGACAGTCTGGAAGACGCACAAGGATTTGGAGCTAGCCATTGA
- the dnajc3b gene encoding dnaJ homolog subfamily C member 3b: protein MESCRQAGLSGVLCSLSLLCVILDIQLDGVLGATHVEIEHHLEMGRKLLAAGQLAEALSHYHSAVEGDSKNYLTYYKRAAVFLAMGKSKSALPDLTRAIQLKPDFLAARLQRGNILLKQGNTQEAREDFEAVLQRSPDHEEAQDQLMRANELEVLQEEAHAAYHQGDYSATISVLERVIEISPWDPESRELRAECYIRMGDPQKAIQDLTPTTRLRNDNRAAFLKLSMLHYGLGEHHESLNHIRECLKLDQDDKECFSHYKQVKKLSKQLDSAEELIHMERYEEAIEKYESVMKTEPNVPYYTNLAKERICFCFVKLKLAHEAIDVCSEAHQRDPRNANILRDRAEAYILNQDYEKAVEDYQEAREFDDTHDIREGLERAQKLLKISRKRDYYKILGVSRNANKQEIIKAYRKLAQQWHPDNFQSEAEKKEAEKKFIDIASAKEVLTDPEMRQKFDAGEDPLDPENQQGGGGGQAWPFHFDPFQSGGSFHFKFHQN, encoded by the exons ATGGAGTCGTGTCGGCAGGCAGGACTCAGCGGGGTCCTATGCTCCCTGTCGCTGCTGTGTGTCATTCTGGATATCCAGCTGGACG GGGTCTTGGGGGCAACTCATGTCGAGATCGAGCACCACTTGGAGATGGGCCGCAAACTTTTGGCTGCTGGTCAGCTGGCTGAAGCCTTGTCCCACTACCACTCTGCTGTGG aggGAGACTCTAAGAATTACCTGACCTACTACAAGCGAGCTGCGGTGTTCCTGGCTATGGGAAAATCCAAATCCGCCCTGCCGGACCTGACCAGAGCCATTCAGCTCAAGCCTGACTTCCTGGCT GCAAGGTTGCAGAGGGGCAACATCCTGTTAAAGCAGGGCAACACACAGGAGGCCAGGGAGGACTTTGAAGCAGTG CTGCAGCGCTCCCCAGACCACGAAGAAGCTCAGGACCAGCTGATGAGAGCAAATGAGCTAgaggtgctgcaggaggaggccCATGCTGCGTACCACCAAGGGGACTACAGCGCTACCATCTCTGTGCTAGAGAGAGTCATTGAG ATCTCTCCCTGGGACCCTGAGTCACGGGAGCTTCGTGCAGAATGTTACATCCGAATGGGGGATCCACAGAAAGCCATCCAGGACCTGACCCCGACCACGAGGCTACGAAACGACAACCGTGCGGCCTTCCTGAAGCTCAGCATGCTGCACTATGGCCTCGGAGAACACCACGAGTCACTCAA TCACATCAGAGAGTGTCTGAAGCTGGACCAGGATGACAAAGAGTGTTTCAGCCACTACAAGCAGGTGAAAAAGCTCAGCAAGCAGCTGGACTCAGCAGAAGAGCTAATTCACATGGAGAG GTATGAGGAAGCCATTGAAAAGTATGAATCAGTGATGAAGACAGAGCCGAATGTCCCGTACTACACCAACCTGGCCAAAGAGAGGATCTGCTTCTGCTTCGTCAAG CTAAAGTTGGCTCATGAGGCGATAGACGTGTGTTCAGAGGCTCACCAGAGAGACCCCCGGAACGCCAACATCCTCCGAGACCGAGCGGAGGCTTACATCCTCAACCAGGACTACGAGAAAG CCGTGGAGGATTACCAAGAGGCAAGAGAGTTTGACGACACCCACGATATCAGAGAAGGGCTGGAGCGAGCACAGAAACTCCTCAAAATCTCTCGTAAGAGGGACTATTACAAGATCCTCGGTGTCAGCAG GAATGCAAATAAGCAGGAGATCATCAAGGCGTACAGGAAGCTGGCACAGCAGTGGCACCCTGACAACTTCCAGTCCGAGGCTGAGAAGAAAGAAGCCGAAAAGAAGTTTATCGACATTGCTTCGGCTAAAGAGGTCCTCACCGACCCAG AAATGAGGCAGAAGTTTGATGCAGGTGAGGACCCCCTGGACCCAGAAAACCAgcaaggtggaggtggaggacaggCCTGGCCTTTCCACTTCGACCCCTTTCAGTCCGGCGGCAGCTTCCACTTCAAGTTCCACCAAAACTAG
- the cldn15a gene encoding claudin-15a, with amino-acid sequence MDPIVEVVALVLGFIGWVMVGVALPNRYWRSSTVDGNVITTSTIYENLWMSCATDSTGVHNCREFPSLLALSGYIQASRALMITSIVLGTFGLIAALIGIQCSKAGGENYVLKGRIAGTAGVFFILQGVCTMIAVSWYAFNITQEFFDPFYPGIRYEIGEGLYIGWCSAVLAMAGGVCLTCSCKLGTQEKYPMPYQTRGTVYSGAAPSRSMAASTYGRNAYV; translated from the exons ATGGATCCAATTGTGGAAGTAGTGGCTCTGGTGCTGGGGTTCATTGGTTGGGTGATGGTGGGGGTCGCCCTGCCGAACCGTTACTGGAGGTCGTCCACCGTTGACGGGAACGtcatcaccacctccaccatctACGAAAACTTGTGGATGTCATGTGCGACGGACTCAACCGGGGTGCACAACTGCAGGGAGTTCCCGTCGCTGCTCGCTTTGAGCG GTTACATCCAAGCGTCTCGCGCCTTGATGATCACCTCGATAGTGTTGGGCACCTTTGGACTGATTGCGGCCCTGATAGGAATACAGTGCTCAAAGGCTGGAGGGGAGAACTACGTCCTTAAAGGGAGGATTGCCGGCACCGCTGGGGTCTTTTTCATTCTTCAAG GTGTGTGCACAATGATCGCAGTGTCCTGGTACGCCTTCAACATCACTCAGGAATTCTTTGACCCTTTCTATCCCGGGATAAG GTATGAAATAGGAGAGGGGCTTTACATCGGCTGGTGCTCCGCTGTGCTCGCCATGGCCGGAGGAGTCTGTCTCACCTGCTCCTGCAAACTGGGCACACAGGAAAAGTA CCCGATGCCTTACCAAACCAGGGGAACTGTATATTCTGGAGCTGCACCATCCAGAAGCATGGCTGCTAGTACTTATGGACGAAACGCATATGTTTGA
- the fis1 gene encoding mitochondrial fission 1 protein, with protein sequence MEAVVSDVVAPEDLLKFEKKYNNELVKGAVSKDTKFEYAWCLIRSKYSDDIKKGIVLLEELVQKASKDDSRDFLFYLAVANYRLKEYEKALKYIRTLLRNEPGNKQAQELENLINKALKKDGLVGMAIVGGIGLGVAGLAGLIGLAVSKGAAKS encoded by the exons ATGGAGGCTGTTGTGAGTGATGTGGTAGCTCCTGAAGACCTTTTA AAATTTGAGAAGAAATACAACAATGAGCTGGTGAAGGGAGCCGTCTCCAAAGACACAAAGTTTGAATATGCTTGGTGTCTGATCAGGAGTAAATACTCAGACGACATCAAGAAGGGAATCGTACTTTTGGAAG AGCTTGTTCAGAAAGCATCGAAGGACGACTCCCGGGACTTCCTGTTTTACCTTGCAGTGGCCAACTACAGACTCAAA GAATATGAGAAAGCCCTGAAGTACATCCGAACTCTTCTAAGGAACGAGCCGGGGAACAAGCAGGCTCAGGAGCTGGAGAATCTCATCAACAAGGCTTTGAAGAAAG ACGGCTTGGTTGGCATGGCGATCGTGGGGGGAATCGGCCTTGGCGTGGCCGGTTTGGCGGGCCTCATCGGCCTGGCTGTGTCAAAGGGAGCTGCTAAATCCTAA